The Scylla paramamosain isolate STU-SP2022 chromosome 30, ASM3559412v1, whole genome shotgun sequence DNA window GTGGGGTGTGGGTCCTTGCCAGAGCCCTTGGAGTCACAACGAATCCCTCAATGGTGTGTAGCAGTCCTTAGTACAGTGGCTCTGCATTGGCAAAGGAAGCCTTCACGGCAGAGTACCACGCCATCACATGGACAATGAGGCCTGTCATCCTGGATGGTGGCACTGTCAGGCACTTCCTGGGCACTGCCGGGGCGGACTGCATCAGGAAGGTCGTCTCCATGGCGAAGTGGTCACTCAGCAAAGACCTGACAAGAAGGGTTTTGACAGTATATGTTGGCATATTGATAAGGGTTACATAGTCAAGTCTGCCTCCTTGAGCATGTGTGGGTGCATGTTCCCCAGAGAGCACTATTGTATCTGTGGTGTCAAGGAAAGCCTTCCAGTGCACACCATTAGCATTGGTGGTGAGATGGCTTCCTAATTCCTTATGCCTGGCATTAAGGTCACCCATGATAACAGTCTGCTCCACAAATACATAATCAGGAAAATTTGCAACATTTAAGGCACCAGCATGAATGTACATGTTTACAAAGTAAATAACTTCACCCAAGGTGTGCAAGCAAACAGTAATAAATTCAATACCCTCGGTGACTCCCATTTCCCTGAAAGTAACCAGAATCCCATGTAGCCATCCCCCGACTACTGCCGTCACCACAACTGAAGGTGTGGGAGGCATAATCCCGCAGCTCAGGCACTCGTGGCCCTACCTCCTGTAAGGCAATAATGTCAAGCTTATGGAGAAGGACGTGAAAGTGTAAGTCGGTGAAGCGGGCATGTAGACCATTGACATTCCATGTTAAGGTGCAGAAAGTCTTACTGTTCATTGTGATGGTGTTGCATCCGGGTCTTTAGGTCGTCCATGTCCTGTGTCAGGCGAGACATCTGCTCCACCAGAGTCTGCAGGGCTGACATCACATATCCCTGGTCTGGCTTGGGGCTGGCAGTTGGGACTAGAAGGGGGATGGAGCAGCGCCTCTTCCTGCGGGTGACCAACGTCCATTCACCGATGGCATCCCCATCATGGTCTGCCTCAGGTGACTTGCCCTCTGAGACTGGGGAAGCAGGAGCCATCCCCGAAGGGCCCTGGGGTTGTCGTGTGGCTCCCGTGACTGGCTTGGTTGGGGCAGCCTTCCTCGGAGAGGGTGCAGCGGCACCCGCACACTGCCCTGCAGTATTGTCCTCAGCCTGGGGTGGGTTACACACACTCTGCAGGCACACTTCACTGTCTCCCTGGTCCTGCTTAGTATTACTGACTGGACACGAGGTGGGGGCCACAGGGGGCATTCCACCGGGCACTGtttgttgctgcttcttcttaaAAGTGGCAAACTGATAACTGAGGGCAGAGACTGTTTCAGAGAGATTGTCCACTTTAGCAGCTAGCATGTTCACCACTGCCATGAGGTGCTGGATGGAGTTAGTGGCAGGCAGCTCCTGAGTGCCCCCAAGCTGGGGCACTGTTATGGCAGGTGCAGAGGGCACTGTAGCAGTATGCTGTGGCAGGGGTGGGAACACGGCAGGTGTGGCAGAAGTGCCAGTGGTGGAGCAGGAAGGCTGGGGCAGGTGAGTGTAGTACTATTGACTTTGCAttgataaataattatataagtACTTTGATAATATGAGAATagatgaaaatggtgatgagtgTGATCTATCAGATCATAAACTAATAACTGTGAATTTTAGTTATCATGGAAAATTGCAGGGAACCCAAGGACGGTCAAAGTGCAAAGAAACACATTACTTGAAAATTGACGAAAACATtacaaaggaaaaattagaaaaaagcTGAATACCAGTGAATGCACAACGTCAgacttagaaataaaaataaaagaaacagtagataaaacaatgaaaaggacctgaagaatgaaaatagggAATGCAAAACTAAATGAGGAAGATAgcagaataaaaccaatttcgtttaatgaagaaataagagcagaaataaaaaaaagagaaaaaaattcaacCAGAAATTACAAAATTCAACAactatagaagaaaaaagaaatataaggaaCTGTACTACAAGCAAAAAGAAAgtgtgaaaagtaaaataaaaagtgaattaacaaaacatgaagaacaaagaacttcagaaataaaagcagacaaaaacaacagaaaaatctGGCAGCACATAAACAAGTTAAGAGGTAAaagtaatgagaagaaaaaagagtttATACTATATGACGAAAAATGAGTACAAGAGAGAATACATGAGTATcctatgaaaattaaagaatttTGGGAGAAAACTTATAACagtgaaagaaataatatacctgaaatatggaataataatatgaaacaagaatataaaaaatacaccCAAGAACTATTATGACAATAAATCAATTAATATAGATAATAATGAATTAACAATACCACATCAGTTAAGAGAACACCCAGATGCAGTATTCATGATAAATACTGATGATATAAAACCAATGAAAGATTGTAAAATAACAATGACTGAGTTAGAATACCAAATAGCAGGACCCAATGAAATTAAGACAGAACTCCTTATTGCTATGATACACAATGataaatgtaaaacaacactcCTGCAAACGTTAAATGATGTCCTTGATACTGGAATAATCCCGGATACATGGATAACTTtaaatattaatttatttgagaaaagaaaaccaacAATAAAAGATCTGAGACCAATAATCCTTACAGACACCACAGATAAATTATTAAtgggaatcataaaaaaaaaaaaaaatgcaaagacatctacaagaaaatgataaattaatggaagaacaaaatGCATATACTGGAAATAGAAGAACAGCAGACAATCTATTTGTACTAAATTACTGTGTACAGAAGAGTTACGAACATAAGAGATTACTTATATTAATATCAGTAGACTTTGCAAAGCCATTCGACAGTATAAGCAGATAAATGTTAATGAAAGTAATGCTAAAATATAAGATACACCCAAAGTGTATAGTCATTGCCAAAGTATATACGGAGGACAACACCAAAATATTGCttaatgataaagaaatgtGTAGTATTGAAATAATGAATGGCATACGACAAGGATGCTATGGGTCAACTGTCATATTTCTTATGGTGACATATTATGTCATCGAAAAACTTAACCAATCCAATGCCAAATTCAGGAGTGATGTGTGTGTCCTGGCCTCAGTATTTTTTGCCGATGATGGAATGCTTCTCGTAACCAATGAagatgaggctaaacaaaatataaagctACTAGTAAAAGCAGCAGAGAACTGTGGATTGCaattaaataaggaaaaaaaagcaacatatTAATTTTTAACCCGAACAAAACTACGGAAAAcacagaagaaataaaagtaactcATCAAATAAATTATTTAGGAACAAAAATAACGAACAAGAGGAACTTTCTTCTTGAACATAAATACTAGGCAAAAGACAAACAGCTATGCAAATATGATACCATCTACTGCAATAAAGTTCTCATAGGAACAACATATTGGAAAAGTGTTGTTCTACCATTAATAATGTTTGATGGAAAAGTAGTAAAGTATACAAAGATGCAAtgcaaaaaacagaaaacagagcATACATATATGTAATGAATGCCCCAATCTATACTATAAACAGTGCAATTAGAGGTGAAATAGGAGTATTATCTCACACAGCAAGAGGCATGAAGACCGAACTCAACTATATAAGCCACATTATGCAAGGCAACaatacattattaaaaacaatcTTTGAAGATATAATGGAAACCTCGAAAGATCCATGGATAAAAACGGTTAAGACATATAtgttagaaataaatataaaatgtcaattgaataaagataaatgagaaaagaagagataagcaACAAAATCAAGGATTGGGACACTGAATGCTGGGAAGCAGAATTAGAAACTAAACACAGTTTAGCTATATAAAGAAAGTATATAAATTAAATCAAGACGGAGACAGCAATTCATGATAACACCTCACCATCCGACTTGTTGTTCAAGGCTAGAACAAATACCCTGGAGTTAGGATGGAGGAGTAAACATAGAAATTAAGAAACAAGCTGTCCTCTATGTAACTACGATGAAGAAACACTAGAACATTTTCTGTTATATTGCCCAAAACTACAAAACATCAGAAACACTACAAGACTTCTCTAACAACCTTATCACACAAATATATTGGAAAAACTCTTACTCTTttatataaataataagcaataagaatataagaatatcATAACATCACTCTGGAAAAAAGATCTGTTTAATAagacagaaacagcagcagcagtagaaaaaaaaaaaaaaaatcaggggtGCCGTTGCAAAGGCAATAATCCAAAATACCAACTGAACTAAACTGAGCTacctctctcgctcgctcttgTGACCTCCACAGCCGAGAAAAAGAACTTACTCcgtaaataaatattttgcccACACAGCGAAAGCCATCAGCGTACCTTAATTGACTTTTACCtcgatggtggtgtggaaaaaagtcgtaactaaagaataaaaatataacataatagtttaagggaaatatctTATTTAAAAGGAAGCCTATCATatttaaacgaaattcacaagagagagagagagagagagagagagagagagagagagaggaggaagcagcttgattgactgacaggcagattttTCTCAAATTTTAATTATTCATAGGCAAGTATATATCTctgatataaataaatgtacatgAAATGTAAATTgtatgtgcagagagagagagagagagagagagagagagaggtggtgtgtgggggGCGAGGCTATCAGCGACGCCGACACAGGCTCTAATCTGATCCCAGTACAAGATCTGGCAGCGCCACAGCCCCGGGAATCCCCGGAATGGACAACACCTAAACGCTTCAAAATGGGCAGACCTGCTGCTCACTTTAATCTACGACAGCAGGGTGCGGTACGATATCCTGGGCAAGCCGTTTTATTTACGACGGCGGCTGCGCGGGACGGAAAACTTTAGTGCAGCGGCCTATACAACCTGTTGTTTGTTGCTGGCAAGTGTCAGTGTCCTGTCTGCTGTGCTCTGAGTCATTTTGTACTACGTGCTTGTGAACACAGGACGTCACATTGGTGTAATTGTCATGTATTGAGCAGAACGAACTAATTTAATGTTCAGATCACGGATTGTTAGATACCTGCCGGGCTCAACAGGTGCTACTGCTATCACGAACAGGTGAGGTAAAGATGATATTCCGAAGTGTTTTAATCATTGTACATGTCAGTAGAAGGACGCTGAGCCTTTCGATTGTCTGATAAGATGAAATTGTTGTAAAGTAATGAGTGCTTTACAAACAAGACCAGAAAAGATTAATGGACTTTGTCCTCTACTACAAATGTTTGACATCCAGTCACTTTACacgggaaataaaaaagaaaaaataaaataaaaaataattgcgaacgaaaatatttttttttacattagtaTCTTAACCAAATTAAACGTATCGTAACCAACCTATCCTACTCTATCCAACGTGGAGTGTGGGGGGGTAGGACGTGGCAACGCATCTTAACATAAACTGATGCGTCCCCTTAACCCCCCCTTCTggacctaacctattctaacagTGTGATAggtttcttcttttactcatcACCACAGTGCCATCCACACACCACTCATTGCCACATTGCTCTCCAACCACTCATTGCCATAGtgccacccatccactcattgCCACTGCCACCCAACCACTCATTGTCATAGTGccacccatccattcattaCCACAGTGTTATTTGATCACATATTACCACAGTGCCACCCAACCATCCCTAACCACAGTGCTATCCATCCACCTGTTATCACAGTGCCACCTATCACCACAGTGCTATCCACCTACCCATCACCACAGTGCTACTCACCTACCCATCACCACAGTGCTACCCAAACATCATCCACTCATCACCATAATTACAAAATCCATCCATTTTCATAGTATCATGAAATCATCATGATTAGTTATGATCTCAGTTCCAAACAgttctcccttttttcattttcttttcttttggtaAAGAAGCTTGGGGACCTGGTTAGTtgccatgtgtttttttttggaaatgatggaaaagaaagaagtcttAATATTGTGGTCTCCATCCAAAAAAATTCAAGTAAGTCACTGCATACAGTTGCTGAGGAGTGAAATAAATCCAACATGCATTTTACTGTGACATTTGACAGGTTATGAATGGTCACAACCATCTGCATGTTATATGTAGATGTAGAGCTATAGTTTTTGTATTGATAGCTTCTTAAGGATTATTCTGGTTTTACTTGATGTTTTAGTGTAGAggttgtgttcttttgttttctcttatcatCCACATTTTATGTAGTACTTCTTTGTTGTTCAAGGTGTTCCTGGGATGTGAACAGGAACTCTCCAATGGTTATGTTGTTGTCTTCCTGGTATGGTTGTTGTAAAGTGATGGCCTTGCTTCGCAGCTCCTGATAGCTTGGGCAGTGTAGAATAAAATTGCCTAAATCCTTATCTGCCTTGCTGCACATTATGCATATTGAACTTTAATTTTTGAAGTGATTTCTATCTTCTGGTTCCAACTTGTTGGTTCTTGCTCTATAAAACAGTATTGATGAGTATGtgttatatatttgttattcacATAAGAACTCTGGCTTATATCTTATGTGCATTTCTAGACTTGACTTTCCATTTTACTTCACTTATCCATTTCTGTGTATCCCACACTTTCATTCTTGCTTTtaacgcctttttttttatactgtctCCATATGTTAAATTAGCATACtgaagttattttcttttgctctttatCCATCTGTGATTCTTTTCTTGCATTTGACACATTACATATTGCaataatttgtttctcttttcttgattACAATCTCGTATCACTGACTTCATGTActgcatttttcttcctattactcTTGCCTTCATGCATGATGCTCCAATTTCTCCTCTCAGTGTACATGTCTATAGGCACTGTTTTCTCTCACTTGTaacctctccatctctttttctgtgATGGATGGTAGGTACACATCTTTCCAAAAAGTTCTTCCAATTGTTACTTTGTGACAGCTTCTTGCAATGGCTGAATATGTTAAGTTGTCAAATTTCTGTGTCTTTTCCATCATAGTATTCTTCTGCTCTGTAAGTATGTTTCTATTGTTTGTTGGGATTGTTCcaaggtattttttttcattgaccaCTGCTAttcctcttgtattttttttttatttttatttatttctaggcCAGACTATCTAATAATGTCTGTTAgctttcttatatttctctctgCATCCTCTGTAATGTGGAAAAGTCTGAGACCATCATCTGCATACATTAAGGtgttaatatttattttatcattgcaGTATCCTTgctcttgcattttcttttggatGTGGTATGTTACTAATTTAAAAGTGTTGCAAAACTTGTACATTCTTGTCTTATTCCATTGGTGACTTTTATTTCTGTTGTGATGTCATCTGATGTTTTCAGTATTGTTTTTTATCTCTGTATGTAGTTATTATGATGTTAATTATGGTTAGATGGTCTCTATATTCCTTCAGCACCCGTATTATATTCTATCAGTTTATTGAATCATATGCTTTTGAATTATATATGGATGTTACagtctgtgtattttttttgtttctgtagcTGTCTTCTATGTAGAATTGTAGCAAAAATAAATTGTCCTCTATATGTgatccttttttctgttttatgatACAGTATAATTACATTCCTGATATCTGCTGCCTCCTTTTTCTTGGGCTGCTCTTTCCTTGATTCTGGTACATTATTTAAGACACACTGCAAAGCATTATCTTCATCTCTCACTTTGCTTTTGCACTGGCCACATGCTTTACAGACCTGACTTGTACATGCAGCTGTTCCTTCTTGTTTCATCTTTGGTCTGAGTTTACTTGTGCAAAGTATCTACAATCCTCAGTCCATGGACGATGATCAGTCTTGTGCCTCTATTGGTATTACTGCAGTTTCATATTATACTTTATGTAATTTCAACTCATCTAGAGCTCACTGTGTGTAATAGTTTATATCTTTCTATCAGTCTTGCAGCGACTGATAGAATGCTGACACTGCCTAATTTCCAAGGTTCATTCTCTTCACATCTTACTTATTAAGCCTAACTTATTAATTCTTATGTTGCTTTACATGTATAGTACTAGTGCACATGCTCCACAGTCCATGACGTGTAATGACATGCGTGATGTCATGTTGCTTTCTGCCTGTGATAACCTACATATTCTGACCAATGCCAAATTAGATCACTAGCTTGTAGACTGGAGACAACCACCTCAAGTAATTGGTAGACAGTTTTGATATGGCTTCTACTACTGAATGCTATATGAGTACGGTTGCTATGTGAGTATGGAATGCTATGTGAGTACGGTTGCTGGAATTTTATTGTAAAACCGTATTCACAAAATGAATCAGCTTTAGTGTTTGTACATTTATGTGGTTATTACCTGAAAATCACTTGGTTGGGTTCTCAAGGAAGGAACTCCACCAATGGCTATCATGCCAGCCTAAAGGCTAGAAAGTGTGCTATGTGCCTATAAACAGTAACAAATAAGAACAATTAAAAATTGCTGACTACAACACAGTAATCAATTGCAAAATCTGTTCTgatggaaaatttttgttttcattcattaatcAGGTCAAGCTATAATTATTTTGCTCTTAGAATATTGACAGTTTATAGGTGTGGTATTTATAGGTAAATGCTGTCAAAAATGCTTCTTtcataataatgtagaaaatatGCTACCATGTCTAACTGTAGCTCACTTCTGTCATCTAGCATCATGTTTGTCCAGCTCAGCTCTAGCTATTGTAATTCCCTAAGTCAGTTTTTAGATATGTATTCTAAGTAAACCAGTTGCTTACATCAAGCACTATATGTGCTGCCTTACAATATCATCAGATCCTGTTATAAAGATAACCAGACATCTATGGAGTTGTCTGACAAGCATGtggttcttctttttgttgtatGCTGTCCATATTATGGAAGAAAatgcattattaaaaaaaaacccattttATTGTTCTGGGACATTAATTCTaaccaagaaaagaagagtcAAATATCCATCCTACTCAATAAAGTTAGTAACACCATAGGGTTAGAAATCCCATagaatggggagttttcggaactaaaccgctagatgtcgttgctactcatctaactgtaggaaagagagctaaaatattgttgtagtaaatcccaggtgtgtaaagatgcatagaacattgatcatcatgatactattgaaatgatgtatcgacttttcaatatccagtatggataatattgagagaatgtggtcaaattaattattttttgtgtgattattgAGTAAACTGCTAGcgttatcttaaataaagcatattacaagtataaaaactattgatttggacaatgaaaaaaataaaaaaccacACTGTACTATATGGTAGTACACAATCTGCTCAGTAACATTgtgatatatggctctatttttttttgtggggtattttagcatccctctcacgaagcgagcgtcAAGGCAAAGTAAttgagaaccaaaacaaacatctcccaggcgatcctgctgctgctgtagtgtccagctaccataatccattgcttagggtgtagtggagatgggcactgcagcaacattcaacttcttgtccaacaacgtgtttcttaagttcaaccagcgcggccgagtcaggtgtttgttttggttagagatacagcattactgtTGCCAGGACACTCAagttgccaattttttttattaaaattaccgtttccataaactaggaaagAGATatatgtaatttggacttttgactgtcacagacatgttgcctttatgttaaCTGTCATCTAGATTAAGATGTTTTCagtcaagagtgtattcatttagaaatcttaagatgaccaaatagaTGTAAATACCGATTCAcaagaaaatcaacttatatatatttgttcatgaaaagagtagcttgtatgtgagagaaaagtttgtgtctgtgctgccacctggcaACAACCTCTAGTTCTGAAACCTCCCCATTAGTGTTATGAACTTGGGATTAGATAAGGTTCAGAAATCCTGTAGGGATAGGTTAGGATTGAGAATCTTTTAGGGTTAGGGTTAGCAGTCCTATTGGGTTTGGTTAGCATGATTAATCTAGGTTAGTGTCCTTATGGCGTCCAAGTTATTTGAATTTTTAAAGAATATTTCATCATGTAGgtccttttcttcttgaatattttttactctcactcattttttatgcattttcttattttttttggctCCCTCAATCAAGGAGCTAagagaatttgtcttttctttccatatgtTTACTAAGTTAAAGGACCTCATGTGAAAGCAGTTTTGGGTGGAGTGAAAAATAATTGAACTAAAGGTTTCtctaaatagagaaaaaattcCATAAATGTAGGAAAAATTCCTAAAACTTCAGGAAATGTTCATAGATTTTGGGAAGCCCATATTTCACCTTTTATTCCCCACATTCAGAAACCCTACTTTCCCACCAGGCCCCTAAAGCTTGTCATGCATaggtaaagagaaaaacaaaatagggAGTATTGTCTGAAACTGTCACTTTATTCCATTTTTGAGCAGTCTTGACCAATTATTCCTCTTTTGAGCAGTCATGACCATTTGGAACCAATTATGCCTTCCCAGGCTCGGActattttcatattgttattataatgcATATGCATCAAAATAATGCACTTTTACTGTAGGTTTTGTTGCATTTGGAATGATTGTGACATTGATTTTCATTGCAAATCCATATAGGTTTTCTAAAATATCCCAGCAAGCTAGAATATTTGTGGAAATACTGGATTTTGGAATAGGATGACAAAATATAGTGACTGATGCTAAAAGTGTGAAATATATGCATCCATGCTAAACTCAACACCTCTGTTATACATTCAGTACTCATAGATGGTCCCCTACATGGAAGTAATAGTTACTTCATAAAAAGTCAGAATGATACCTCATGTCCCACCATTTAGCAGAGACATCACTCTGGAAAATTCCAAGAAGGAATTGGAACAATAGGACAaggtacagatatgaggttgtgattaGAAGAACTCAACAAAAAGGACAGAGTGACAGAATAAGGAGGATTAGAGggtaggaaaaggtcaagaaagtTGAACATATCTCCAAAACAACCATGGTAGGGTGCTACATTAACTCCTTCAATCTCAATGATGCATTAAGCATCATTCACAGAATGTGGTCTGAAAACCTTGATGATGCTTTGTGCATTATATGGCACTATGGAGTAATATATATTTGACAAAAATTGAGAAATGGCACTATCTGTGCAAAATTTCAGCAAGATGAGAGTGAGATGatgaatttaaaaaataaatgtatagtaGCAGTCAATGAAAACTGTATGTACTACCCGGCCATTATATCAGCCAGTGGGCTCTCAGCAGTCAGACTCTGAAGGTGTTCTGAAAGACTGCAAGATTTAAAGGGTTAGGCTTATCACCAACCCTTTGTTTGTTGATTCACTGAGTATTATGGTATATTAGataaatgcaaaatacattttcatTGCATGAATATGAGGATCATATTGCtaagtaatgaaaatatatcTAAGTTATTATGTAATTCAAATCTATGTCTGAACTTTTTTCAGTAGTGTAAGATTGTACTCATgatttaacctctctctctctctctctctctctctctctctctctctctctctctctctctctctctctctctctccacataatAATATGATTTTGAAG harbors:
- the LOC135116174 gene encoding uncharacterized protein LOC135116174, yielding MAVVNMLAAKVDNLSETVSALSYQFATFKKKQQQTVPGGMPPVAPTSCPVSNTKQDQGDSEVCLQSVCNPPQAEDNTAGQCAGAAAPSPRKAAPTKPVTGATRQPQGPSGMAPASPVSEGKSPEADHDGDAIGEWTLVTRRKRRCSIPLLVPTASPKPDQGYVMSALQTLVEQMSRLTQDMDDLKTRMQHHHNEQSLLSDHFAMETTFLMQSAPAVPRKCLTVPPSRMTGLIVHVMAWYSAVKASFANAEPLY